The region GAAGTTATGTGGATGGTTCGGAGGTTATGGATTTTCCGCTACTTTGGAATTTTTTAAATCGGAAGGGATACCTTATGCCATTGGATTTTTAGTCATTGTGGCAGAATCTTTTGGGGCCCTGGGCCTTATCTTTGGATTTTTCACAAGATTGTCCTCGTTTGGGATTGCGATTACCATGATTGGAGCCGCCATTTATGTGAGAAAAAACGGCTTTTTTATGAATTGGTTCAACCAACAAGCGGGCGAAGGATTTGAATACCATATCTTAGCCATTGGAATGGCAGTGATTTTGATGATTGCCGGTGGTGGCCAACTAGCGGTTGATAGCTGGGTTGCAAATAGAATTCAATCTAACTGAATGAAATCATTTGAAAGTTAAAACGAAAGTGAATTTAGCGAAATCAAATTAAAACCAAAACTAAAAAGATTTTAATCTAAATACAACAGTCCCTCATACAAATGAACGGCTTGTTGGATTTAGATTGGTTTAGATTTCTAAAGCGCTGATTGGTTCAAGTTGTTGGGCCATGATGGATTCCAAAAACTTTACATAAGCCTCGCGACCAGGATACTCTACTTGGTTGACTCCGGTTTTGACAGCAGCTTCTGCCACTGCCGGAGCCACATGATAAAGAACTCTTGAGTCCAAAGGTTTTGGAATGATATAGTCAGCACCAAATCGAATTTCTTTTTCGTTGTAAGCTTCAGAAACTTCGATAGGAACAGGAAGTTTTGTGAGTTCGCTTAACGCATAAGCCGCAGCTAACTTCATTTCCATATTCACAACTTTTGCACGAACATCGAGTGCACCGCGAAAGATAAATGGAAATCCCAGTACATTGTTTACTTGGTTAGGATAATCACTGCGACCGGTTGCCATGATGAGGTCTGGTCTTGCATGTTTGGCATCGGGATAAGGAATTTCTGGATCGGGATTGGCAAGAGCAAACATAATTGGTTTGTCAGCCATCGTTTTTACCATAGCTTCTGTTACCACATTGGCAACAGACACTCCAATGAACACATCGGTTCCTGGAAAAATATCTTCTAGAGTTTCTGCATCGGTGTTACGAACAAAAGGTAACTTGGTTTCATGTAAGTTTGTTCGTTTGTGATTGATGACACCACGTGAATCCAACATATAAATGGATTCATGTTTGACGCCGATATGTGTTAACATCTCAGCAATCGAAATGGCAGCAGCTCCCGCTCCATTGATCACAACTTTTAAGTTACCAGCTTTTTTACCGGTAAGTTCTAGTGAATTGAGTAGTGCTGCAGTAGAGATGATAGCCGTTCCATGTTGGTCATCATGAAACACAGGAATTTTCATACTTTCATCTAAAGTTTTTTCGATATGAAAACATTCCGGGGCACGGATGTCTTCCAAATTGATACCACCAAACGTCGGTTCGAGGGCTTTTACAATTGTAATGAATTTTTCAGGATCTGTTTCATTGATTTCAATATCAAACACATCAATGCCGGCAAATTTTTTGAATAAAACTGCCTTTCCTTCCATGACTGGTTTTCCAGCGGAGGCTCCAATATTACCAAGACCTAAAATAGCAGTTCCGTTGGTAATGATCCCAACTAAATTTCCTCGGTTTGTGTATTCATAAACGAGTTCTGGTTTTTTTTCAATTTCGAGGCAAGGGTAAGCGACACCCGGTGAGTATGCCAAGGACAGGTCATAACTGTTCTCCGTTGGTTTTGTCGGAACTACTTTGGTTTTTCCTTTCGGAAACCGAGCGTGATACTCAAGTGCGCTTTCTTTCATGGTCTATTTTCCCACGATTTATGATTCAACGGAAAATCCTAGAATAAATTGGAGGGAAGCTCGTCCAAAAATGGTTGCGGCTGGTTCTATGTCCCTTTAGATAAAGTCCTTACGAAAAGCCAAAGGGGGCTTAATTTGGAACTGGTTGGAGAATTTTTTGGAACTGCTGTTCTCATTCTACTGGGTGACGGTGTGGTTGCTGGTGTTTTATTAGAAAAGTCAAAGGCAAAAGACAGCGGATGGATCACCATCACCACAGCTTGGGCCCTTGCGGTCTGTTTCGGTGTTTTGGTGGCAAAGGCCTTAGGAAGCCCAGGAGCGCATCTAAATCCTGCGGTTACCCTCTCTGTTTGCATCCAAACCGGAGATTTTTCGATCTTTCTCCCGTATAGCCTAGCCCAAATCGCAGGTGCAGTCCTCGGAGCCACTCTCGTTTATTTGCACTACCTTCCCCATTGGAAAGAAACCAAAGATTCTGGAACCATTCTAGCTGTCTTCTCTACATCCCCTGCCATCCATCATACTCTCTCCAATGTGATCAGTGAAGGACTCGGAACTTTTATCCTCATCATAGGAATTCATGCCATCTTTTCTCCGTTCAACGGTGGTGCTACCGGTGTTGTAGGAACTGGATTTGTTGGACTCCTCGTTTGGGCCATTGGTTTTTCGCTAGGTGGGACTACTGGTTATGCGATTAACCCCGCTCGTGACTTAGGACCAAGGATTGCCCATTGGTTATTACCGATTCCGAACAAAGGAAATTCCAATTGGAAATATGCATGGCTCCCCGTGGTGATTCCGTTAGTGGGTGCAGCGATAGCGGCAGCGGTGATTCGGTGGGGGATAGGATAAAAAACATCCTATATTAAGATCAAATGAAAATTCGAAAAATCAAATTTGAAAATAATCATATTTTAGGTTCTATTTTATTCGACTTTACTGA is a window of Leptospira kanakyensis DNA encoding:
- a CDS encoding DoxX family protein, which gives rise to MLEKLFYTESSWFFTLLRLVLGLVILPHGLQKLCGWFGGYGFSATLEFFKSEGIPYAIGFLVIVAESFGALGLIFGFFTRLSSFGIAITMIGAAIYVRKNGFFMNWFNQQAGEGFEYHILAIGMAVILMIAGGGQLAVDSWVANRIQSN
- a CDS encoding malic enzyme-like NAD(P)-binding protein, translating into MKESALEYHARFPKGKTKVVPTKPTENSYDLSLAYSPGVAYPCLEIEKKPELVYEYTNRGNLVGIITNGTAILGLGNIGASAGKPVMEGKAVLFKKFAGIDVFDIEINETDPEKFITIVKALEPTFGGINLEDIRAPECFHIEKTLDESMKIPVFHDDQHGTAIISTAALLNSLELTGKKAGNLKVVINGAGAAAISIAEMLTHIGVKHESIYMLDSRGVINHKRTNLHETKLPFVRNTDAETLEDIFPGTDVFIGVSVANVVTEAMVKTMADKPIMFALANPDPEIPYPDAKHARPDLIMATGRSDYPNQVNNVLGFPFIFRGALDVRAKVVNMEMKLAAAYALSELTKLPVPIEVSEAYNEKEIRFGADYIIPKPLDSRVLYHVAPAVAEAAVKTGVNQVEYPGREAYVKFLESIMAQQLEPISALEI
- a CDS encoding MIP/aquaporin family protein — encoded protein: MELVGEFFGTAVLILLGDGVVAGVLLEKSKAKDSGWITITTAWALAVCFGVLVAKALGSPGAHLNPAVTLSVCIQTGDFSIFLPYSLAQIAGAVLGATLVYLHYLPHWKETKDSGTILAVFSTSPAIHHTLSNVISEGLGTFILIIGIHAIFSPFNGGATGVVGTGFVGLLVWAIGFSLGGTTGYAINPARDLGPRIAHWLLPIPNKGNSNWKYAWLPVVIPLVGAAIAAAVIRWGIG